A stretch of DNA from Vanacampus margaritifer isolate UIUO_Vmar chromosome 1, RoL_Vmar_1.0, whole genome shotgun sequence:
gaggGTTCTTCGTCTCTCCGGTCCAGCTTGaaagtttgcaaactcccttcTTCAGACGCCAAcagcaaaataacaacaaagtcTGACGTTTTTCTGACTCTTTTAGTGAAGTGTAATTGGTAGAAAAGAAGGAAATGAGGGGTGAGAAGGGCAAACTTCTGGAGAGTaagttcagtggtagaatgcaGTCCATGAGCTCGGCCCCAGACCATTTTTTATTCTACGACTAAAACATGGATATGGCGGATGGCACCGGTGAACATGATTTTAGATGCCGAAAAGGTTGTCCTTGCAAGAAGATAGTTTTGTAAAAATCATCCCGGTTAAACGGTGGCGTTCTTTTCCAGGTGTACGTCCTGAAGCGGCCTCATGTGGACGAGTTCCTGAAAAGGATGGGAGAAATGTTCGAGTGCGTCCTGTTCACGGCCAGTTTAGCCAAGGTGAGGTGTCCGTTTGTTTACACTTCGCTGTTCATGCGTAGCCACGCCCACCTCGTACCACTTGCCATACCTGCTTCATTTCTTTCGTCCTACCGTGGACCGTCCCGTCCATATTACAGCCACTCCTTTACAACATTAGATTcatgtacttttattttctgcatttgtggtgtgttttttttttcttctctctcgattcttttttttttttctccgtcgGTCCCCCTCAAAATCTTCTTCAAAACTGTATTCCAGTATAAAAAAAGACGGATCGACTTGCTGCATAAACAAGCAGCTGAACAGCACAGGAAAATAAACGAACAACTAATTGAGCGTTAATCGTATCCGTCCACTGTGTGACCGCCCTAGTATGCCGACCCGGTCTCGGACCTCCTGGACAAGTGGGGGGCCTTCCGCTACCGTCTCTTTCGGGAGTCGTGCGTCTTCCACAGAGGAAATTACGTCAAGGATCTCAGTCGTCTTGGCCGGGACCTCAACAAGGTCATCATCGTGGACAACTCTCCCGCCTCCTACATCTTCCATCCCGACAACGCAgtgagtcattaaaaaaataataataaaaattagacttactttttaactctttcactgccagacgttttcagaaacgggttgtccccactgccagccgatttaagcattttgagtgatctttcaaggtccacagaaaatgttgtgtttggactatggaaacacacatactaccaaatgaaagattggactctcagtcaaagtttgtttctaccttattccgttcttcagtaatcaacaatagaaaatggttactttcaccgaaattctctcttttgaaacaaaaaacggagaaaaagagctttttgtgaaacgatgttatttcatgcactctcgtgaattgtacacttctttttgtccatgaatgatgccacaaacacctaaattgtgctttacttctgtaaaacgctttcaccaacgctttgcaaaatacgtttatttccattcaacagtgtaacaatttgacaaaacaatttcgcaaactatttacaaatgtgtgcaactgtggtactacttacaattatgtggatgtttcaaatacagtttttccttttgtaacgctctcctgcgtgcaaggagacgccaggactcgcacaacagtttactttcactttcgcattggtccgttttgcgtgcaaacgttacactttcttgacggcctttttttccggggaataaaaagcaagtagcagactgtacacacttcctccgatgaatatgcattggactcggggcactctccgtcgtccgatcgaacgtccgcctgcgcgtgctcggttgcgctccgcgttacgacaccgtcatagccgccgcttcagcggttccaatttcgccgtcaagctcggattcaccttcatcatcatcgatgatgatcatcgtcgtcatcaatgtactcttttagcgttggtcgatgcctttcgtcttgtaagtgtagagctgcttgcaaacgctcgccattgcccgttccctcctccatcgagctccatctaacgtcttctactgccgcgtcaatgctttccaaccacggagtcaccatcatcttcatcatcgatgatgatcatcgtcgtcaacaatgtgctctttcagcgatgcttttggtctttgaaaaaaacggctcgggcgtgagctcctcgcgaccggccgccatttttcctttgtcttccattctcatctcctgctcgacgctctagctccgcctctactgacgcccacccgatcttgtcaaaagagagtcatcgctgccctctaggggccaaaagtagtcattaggcacaacagaccggctggaaactttcaccacagctccggaagccttgcccgcaccagtttcaaaaaaaaataaataaaaatggatgacgtctttagacgtcattggcagtgctccgtaggtttttacttgacgtctataaacgtcaatggcagtgaaagagttaaaagaaaataattgacagGAAAATGGTCGACATACAGATCCGAATGAGACAAACATGTTTATagtaacaaaatgaaaatctgGAGTTGTGCTGAGggctgtttttgaatttgttgGGGAGAGAAACCAAAAGACTTAAAAACTCTTTATTACATTTGACAAAAGGGTGAACAGTTTGTAATCACGTTTGCGAGGCATCAGCTGTGGACAAATGGCATGAATGGAGATCAGCTGTTTTTGTAATCCGTtatatattcaacaaaaataaaaacgcaagacttttgtttttgctcccaatttttatgaaatgaactcaaagatgtcaaacttcttccacatacacaatatcagcgtttctctcaaatattttgagcacttctcctttgccgataTAATCCACTGACAGTCAGTACTGACTGCTTTTGTGAGTCTCcagaaaatgtaacaaaactgcacctttgaGACTGtaggcagtctaaggcacacctgtgcactagtCATGgcgtctaatcagcatcttgatatggcacacctgtgaggtgggacggattatctcggcaaaggagaagtgctcactgtCATAGATTTAGACtgctttgtgaacaatatttgagagagaatatttttttgtttcacatctttgagttcatttcatgaaaaatgggagcaaaaacaaaagtcttgCGATTCTATTTGCGTTGAGCTGGAATAGAGccgagtgtgaatgtttgttaaacaaaatgacattgTTGGCGTTGCGTcgtacatttacattttgtttgctgGCCCGGCAGGTTCCGGTGGCGTCTTGGTTCGACGACATGTCTGACACCGAGCTGCTGGACCTCATTCCCTTCTTCGAGAGGCTCAGCAAAGTGGACAATGTCTATGCGGTCCTTAAGCACCAAGGGGGGGCCGCAAGCTAACAGAATTAGAAGAGAACGGAATGCAAATCTGATGTGCCTGCGctcaaacacgcacgcacacgcacgcacgcgcacgcacacacacaaagcagtgAGACAGCAAACGCAAGACTCTTCCCAGCCTCCACCGAGTGAGGGAGTCCGTGTTAGTGTTGATGCTGCCATCATGTGGTCATCCAGAAAACTGCTCGACGTGAACGTTCCCTTTCGTCGCCTCAGGAAGTAAATGGCGGCGGCAGGTCGACACACGAGCAAATGGACGCCATTGAACTCTCAATTCACTTTTCACTGAACTTTAGCTGCCATCCCCAAGGTGCCTTTTTAAACCTTGTATTATTTTAGTCCTGCCACAAAGACAAACGAACTTGTCACGGCCCTCAAAAACATGCGCTTTGTTTGTGGGTGTGGCTTTCCACGTCACCGAGGTCACATTTGCTGTATATTGACTTGTGTTCGACAGGCTCGCTTCCACCTTTCAAAAGTCAAACTTGAACTCTTCAGTCCAGAATTGGAAGAGCAGAATGTGCCCGCTTGCCTTGTTTCATTTTGTCTTAAGGACTtcgtcttttttcttcttctttgtcttccGAAACGGTACACATAGGCTGGAAACAATCTCATGCGGGGCTCAAAAGTGTGTCAACGTTGTCTATATTTAAAGCCGACctcaaccttcaacatttcttcacaacatgttttatgtgacctggctcgtctaaacatgacattctgatgaatattacatttgtggaatatgaagcaaaatgcagcccgactgaagatgacgtcacggttgctcaagtctcaggaaaccaatcacagctcagctgttttctgaagctgagctctgattggtttttacctgacacctgagcaactgtgacgtcgtcttcagtcgatggataaaaagggctgcattttgcttcagAACTCCAGAACATCTTATTTAgagcagtgggggggggggggggggggctgggttgACGTCCCCTTTAAAGCAACAACCCAACCAACAACCCCGAAACATTTCCTGGTCAATGTTGTATGTGTCGGATTATTTTGACATCTGTTAGCGCAGCTGCAATGCTATCTGTTGTCTCAAGTGCATTTTTGTCCAGGGTGGTTTTGTGAGACACCGAGCAGGTGTCGCTCGCGATGTCAGGTGAGTTTAAAGGACGCGTGTGGCGCCCAACAAAGCCTCTTGGACTCTTTTTAAGCGGTCTTGTATGCAAATGAGGAAATCACACGAATGCCAGCGGATTGTGCTTTTTGCAGTGCAGCTCCACAGAGAAAGAAAGCAGGGTTGATCGTGTTCATATTTCTTTGCAGTCTTTCTGTATGCTTTTGAAAATCCTGTCAATCAAACCACatattcgtttaaaaaaaagaaaaaaagatcctGTTTCTGGCCCATGAGGAGCCCTCTGATGCATTCAGTAATCCCATTTATGGCTGTTGGCTATTGGACTTCTTCGGTGAATTTAAAGATGGAGCCAAAGTTGGCTAAGAAACACCAGCAAGTTACTAAAAGGAATTGTACTGTTCTAGGCACATAACAGTGATGTGTTTGGTCACCAGGTGGCTTTTTATTTATAGGGCTTTGCCATTACAACTAAAGTGTCACTACGGAGCCGCTACTGTACCTCACACGTTCAGTAGGTTTGTTTTGCACAGCAAGGAAGCAAACAAATGTCATTAATATATGAAACATCCGTGTTACTGTACTCATGATTTCATAGATATCATCTCATTTTTGACCAGTTTTATCGTGCCATGTTATACATGAACTATGTAACAATGCATTTACCCCCATAAACGCTAAATCAACATTGTTTGTCATCTGAAGTTTTGTTGATGCGttgagggaggagggggggctGACGTGTTGGTGAGAGTGGGGTCAGTAAATTGTGCCCATTTTCACGCCAAGTGTCTTTTACGCAAGGTTTCGATGACAGGAATGCCTCCAACTAAAATGTCCTCATATACTTTAGGATGTTGCGCAGTCGCTTTGGATCTTCAATAAACTAGTTAGGTTGTGCCATTAGTCAGAATTGAGTGGGGTGCCATTgataatttaagtaaaaaatcattttaatctcactaacaataatatataaaaggaagtcaaattcaatacaaaactTTGATTTGCAGGTTTCAGAggctttttctcttctctttctttgtcAGCCTTCGCCAACTCTTCTCAGGCGTGTCAGTCACAATTctattttcactttcttttttaattgcaattgtttttttctttttttgtgaattttggcaAGGAAAAATAACTTCTAAAGACGCGTAACCCAAGTGAGCAGAACAACCAGATTCGTCACTTGGCGAGTGCTTGGGATTTTcggctatttttttctttccttattCCGTTATTATTCTTATGGCCATCCTGCAGATTTTTCACTCCTTTCCAACCGGACGTATGTTTTCTCTTTCACTGCTCTTTCCGACTCCTCTGGAGGAGTTGAAATCCTGCCTGTCTTCCTTTTGGATCTGGTGACATGATGAATTTGGATTAAGAATTAAGAATGGCACATACTTTTAGTGATCAAATGTAACAATACagtttacaacaacaataaaatacaataaagtcTGAAGGTAtcatttgattactatattaagtgtaatctttgcgtgttcaaaaataattgaaaaatgagatctgatgaagaagcttcttttgcaaaagatttattttaggagctcctaaaagacacaagacatgcttacattcaaaggtgatgttaagcctcgagtgtgtcaatatgaaaacacacagtcgctttatagatgaaaaaagcatactcctcctctgaagctggacaaagggttagtaattataatagacagacaagtgatttactgacatgtttactccagttccgtccaaagccggaaatatatgattagacaggtactaccatgcgacctagactccctcagacccacagtgttatcttccatgagaacttgagaacatgactcccatgtgcattcctatctcaccagctggaagggagtgaaaagtgttattcattacaatacagttaatatgtccaatatatttcacacaaacattatcacagttatatggcatctatatactataagtaaattcataaacagtaaaaatatgcatagaaaatgttaaatgtcttcaagtcATACAAagtaaataatcataatttaggGGAACCCAAGTCCTTTGGCACAAATGACCCCAAGCCCaccattttggaaaataaaaatgcgtCCCCCCTGCACCTGTTTTGAGCTAGCATCATGCTAACCATA
This window harbors:
- the ctdsp1 gene encoding carboxy-terminal domain RNA polymerase II polypeptide A small phosphatase 1, producing MDNPSSVITQVSREEEGNKAADRGDTGSTPSLSSKKPRSGGLFSIFSCCLCRDQPEPPPVNNNAPLLVEENGAVSKIQVKPLLPAAKSKDAGKVCVVIDLDETLVHSSFKPVNNADFIIPVEIDGTVHQVYVLKRPHVDEFLKRMGEMFECVLFTASLAKYADPVSDLLDKWGAFRYRLFRESCVFHRGNYVKDLSRLGRDLNKVIIVDNSPASYIFHPDNAVPVASWFDDMSDTELLDLIPFFERLSKVDNVYAVLKHQGGAAS